In the genome of Desulfovibrio sp. Huiquan2017, the window CCGACAGGCCGCCGAATTGCTCCTGGCGGGCAAACGATGGGGGGCGGAGAACATCGACGACGTCTGCGCCATGGCCGCCGAGGAAAGCTGCCTGAACGACGAGGAAATGTGCTCCTACTTTGACGGCCTGGTCTACGACCTCGGCCCCGAGGAGCAAAAGGGCATGCGATCCTTCTACGGAAGCCTGGTGGAAACCGGAATCATCGACCGCGCTCCGGAGCTGGTCTTCCTGCCCTGAGCCCGCTATCCGTGGAATTCCACGAAGGCCTTGAGGGCCGGGAACATATACCGTCCGCCATGATGGATGAGGTAGAATTCCCGACGTCCCTCCAGGGCCGGAGCCTTGATCTGCACCACCTCGCCGCTGTCCAGCAGGGATTGGGCGGCCAGTTTCGAGGTGAAGCACAAGCCCACGCCGTGCACCGCGTGAGCCAGGCTCTCGCAGGTCCCTTCGACCTTGCAGCGAATGTTCAGGTTCTGGAGCGAGTAGCCCGCCTTGCCCAGAGCCTCCTCCAGGACCAGCCGCGTGGCCGACCCCTTGACGCGCATGACCCACGGCAACCCCACCAGCGTGTCCATGGACGGCTCGCCATCGGCCGGCAGCCAGGGAGCACGGGGAGAGGCCACCAGAATGGTCTCGTCCCGGGCCAGAAGCTTGGTCACCAACTCATCCTCGTCGGGCCGTTTGCCCACGATCCCCACAGGCCAGTCGCCGCAGACGACCCGCCGGATAACCTCGGCCGAGTCGCCGGTGTGGACGATAAACGAGACCTCTGGATACTGGGCGGAAAAAGATTTGAGCAATTCCGGCAGGATGCTGTGCGACGGAATGGTACTGCACCCTATCTGGAGTTCGCCGACCACCCTGTCGCGCAAGACCTCGATGGCCGCTTTGGCCCGGTCCAGGTTGCGGAAGATGGTCACCATGCTCTCATAAAGGACATCACCGGCCTGGGTGGGCATGATCTTGCGCCCCAGCCGGTCGAACAGCTTGACGCCCAACTCGTCTTCAAGGTTGGCCACGTGTGAGCTGATGGTCGGCTGGGACAGGAACATGGCCTCCCCCGCCTTGGAAAAACTTTGCAGTTCATAGACCTTGCAAAACGCTTCAAGCTTTCGGATGTCCATTAAATCAATCCCATAAATAGATGTAATCTATACCTTAAGACAAAAAAAGGGCAGGCCTAAGCCTGCCCCTTTCTTTACTTATTCCGCGTCGGCCTTTTCGTCGGCTTCAGGATTTTCCTTGGCCGGTTCTTCAGGCTTTTCGGTCTTTTCGGGAGCGGCCTTGGGCGCTTCCTTCTTCTCGGCCGTCTTGGCGGGAGCCTGCGTGGGCTCTGCCTTGGCCGGAGCTTCGGCGGCAGCCTCGCCTCCCTTCCGGGTCAGCTCGATGATGACCATGGGGGCGCAGTCGCCCTTGCGGGGCTGAGCGAGCTTGACGATGCGGGTGAACCCGCCGACGCCGCTTTCAAAACGCGGGCCGATCTCGTCGAAGAGACGCTGAACCATCTGGTGGCTGCCGAGGACCTTGTAGGCCTGACGGCGTGCGTGCAGGTCGTTGCGAATGGCCAGGCTGATGAGCTTGTCTACAATGCGACGAAGTTCCTTGGCCTTGGCTTCGGTGGTACGAATCTGTTCATAGGTCAGGAGCGCGCGAGCCATGTTCTTGAGCATGGCGGCACGGTGCGTATTGGACCGATTCAGTTTGCGACCGGACTTTCTATGCCTCATTTTTCTCTTTCCTCTTCAACCATTCCTGGTATTTCTTGTCAAAATCCTCGACCGTCATGCCGAACTTCAGCGTCATGCCGTCCAGAACCCGACGGATCTCGTCCAGGGACTTGCGGCCGAAGTTCTTGGTCTTGAGCATGGTTTGCTCGGTACGCTGGACCAGTTCGCCCACCAGCTGGATGTTGGCGGCCTTCAAGCAGTTGGTGGCGCGAACCGAGAGTTCGAGCTCGTCAATGGACTTGAAGAGGTTCGGGTTCAGATCGATGGAATCGTCCTCTTCCTCATGCGTCTCGGAGGAGGATTCGTCGAAGTTGATGAACACCGAGAGCTGGTCCTTGAGGATCTTGGCGCTGTAGGCGCAGGCATCCTCGGGAGTGACGGAGCCATCGGTCCACACTTCCAGGATGAGCTTGTCGTAGTTCGTCATCTGGCCGACTCGCGCCTGTTCGACGGAGTAAGCGACCTTCTTGACGGGGGAGTAGCTGGCGTCGAGGACCATGGAGCCGATTTCGTCGGTCAGTCCTTCATGCATGTCGGCCGGGACGTACCCTTTGCCCATGCGGACTTCCAACTCCATCTTCAAGGTGCGATTTTCGGTCAGGGTGGCGATGAGCTGATCCTTGTTCAGGATGGTCACATTCTGATTTTCCTGGATCATTCCGGCCGTGACCGGCCCCTTCTTGTTGGCTTCGAGGACCAAGCGCTGAGGCTCGTCCGTGGTCATGGCTATGCGAACCTGCTTCAGGTTCAGCACTACCTCGGTCATATCCTCAAGCACCCCGGGCAGCGTGGTGAACTCATGCTGCACTCCTTCAATGGAGGCGGACACGATGGCACACCCCTGCATGGAGGAGAGGAGAACCCGGCGCATGGCGTTGCCGATGGTGGTGGCATAGCCGCGCTCCAGGGGTTCGCAGATGAATTTACCGTACGTCCTGGAGGACTTGGAGTCGCGCACGAGGGCCTCGGGCTTGACCAACTCGCTCCAATTGCGGGTGTTGATGAGTTTGTCGCCGTTCTCAATAAGCATGTAGTCCCCTATTTACTTGGAGTACAATTCGACAATCAGCTGCTCGTTGATCGGGAACTGAATGTCTTCCCGGCTCGGCATGGCCTTAACCGTGCCCTTGAAGTTGGCGCCGTCGGATTCCAACCACTCGGGGCAGCCGCGGCGGGCGATGACTTCCTGGGCCTCGTTGATCACGGGGATCTTGCGGGCTTCCTCGCGGACCTCGATGACGTCCTCAGCTTTGACCTGCATGGACGGAATGGACACGCGGCGGCCGTTGAGCTTGAAGATGCCGTGACGGACCAACTGGCGAGCCTGGTCGCGGGAATTCGCGAAGCCAAGACGATAGATAACATTGTCGAGGCGGCGCTCCAGCAGGAACAGCAGGTTGTGACCCGCCACGCCCTTCATGCCTTCAGCGCGCTTGTAGTAAGTCCGGAACTGGCCCTCAAGGATGCCGTACATGCGGCGAACCTTCTGCTTCTCGCGCAGCTGGACGGCGTAGTCGGACATCTTGTGGCGCATGCGGCCGGCGTGTCCCGGAGGATAGGGGCGCTTCTCGTAAGCGCACTTGTCGGTGTAGCAGCGATCACCCTTGAGGAAGAGCTTCTCTCCCTCGCGGCGGCACAGCTTGCATTTTGCTTCGGTATATCTTGCCACGATAATTCTCCTTAATTAGACCCTGCGGCGTTTGGGCGGCCGGCAACCATTGTGCGGGATCGGGGTGATGTCCCGGATGAAAGTAACCTTGAAGCCGACGTTATTGATGGCGCGCATGGCGGCCTCACGTCCGGAACCGGGGCCCTTGACGTAGATGCCCACAGTGCGCATGCCCGAATCCTGCGCGCGCTTGGCGGCGGCTTCGGCAGCCATCTGGGCCGCGAAAGGAGTGGACTTGCGGGAACCCTTAAAATGAGCACCGGCGGAAGCCCAGCTGACGACATTGCCTTTGACGTCGGTGAAGGTCACGATCGTGTTGTTGAACGTGGCCTTGACGTGGGCAATACCGACGGGAATATTTTTCTTCTCTTTTTTCTTCCCAGAGCGACGGGGTTTAGCCATTGCCTTAATCTCCGTTGAATAAAAGTCTTATACAACGCCCGCGCGCTCACAGGCGCACAGGCGGAAGTCGCATGTCGAGCTATTTCTTCTTACGGCCCATGACGGAACGGCGCGGCCCCTTGCGGGTACGGGCGTTGGTCTTGGACTTCTGGCCGCGAACCGGCAGGCCGCGGCGATGGCGCAGACCGCGGTAGCAGCCGATGTCCATCAGACGTTTGATGTTGGTGGTGATCTCACGACGGAGGTCACCCTCAACCTTG includes:
- the rpsK gene encoding 30S ribosomal protein S11, with the protein product MAKPRRSGKKKEKKNIPVGIAHVKATFNNTIVTFTDVKGNVVSWASAGAHFKGSRKSTPFAAQMAAEAAAKRAQDSGMRTVGIYVKGPGSGREAAMRAINNVGFKVTFIRDITPIPHNGCRPPKRRRV
- a CDS encoding DNA-directed RNA polymerase subunit alpha, which codes for MLIENGDKLINTRNWSELVKPEALVRDSKSSRTYGKFICEPLERGYATTIGNAMRRVLLSSMQGCAIVSASIEGVQHEFTTLPGVLEDMTEVVLNLKQVRIAMTTDEPQRLVLEANKKGPVTAGMIQENQNVTILNKDQLIATLTENRTLKMELEVRMGKGYVPADMHEGLTDEIGSMVLDASYSPVKKVAYSVEQARVGQMTNYDKLILEVWTDGSVTPEDACAYSAKILKDQLSVFINFDESSSETHEEEDDSIDLNPNLFKSIDELELSVRATNCLKAANIQLVGELVQRTEQTMLKTKNFGRKSLDEIRRVLDGMTLKFGMTVEDFDKKYQEWLKRKEKNEA
- the rplQ gene encoding 50S ribosomal protein L17, which produces MRHRKSGRKLNRSNTHRAAMLKNMARALLTYEQIRTTEAKAKELRRIVDKLISLAIRNDLHARRQAYKVLGSHQMVQRLFDEIGPRFESGVGGFTRIVKLAQPRKGDCAPMVIIELTRKGGEAAAEAPAKAEPTQAPAKTAEKKEAPKAAPEKTEKPEEPAKENPEADEKADAE
- the rpsD gene encoding 30S ribosomal protein S4 produces the protein MARYTEAKCKLCRREGEKLFLKGDRCYTDKCAYEKRPYPPGHAGRMRHKMSDYAVQLREKQKVRRMYGILEGQFRTYYKRAEGMKGVAGHNLLFLLERRLDNVIYRLGFANSRDQARQLVRHGIFKLNGRRVSIPSMQVKAEDVIEVREEARKIPVINEAQEVIARRGCPEWLESDGANFKGTVKAMPSREDIQFPINEQLIVELYSK
- a CDS encoding LysR family transcriptional regulator — encoded protein: MDIRKLEAFCKVYELQSFSKAGEAMFLSQPTISSHVANLEDELGVKLFDRLGRKIMPTQAGDVLYESMVTIFRNLDRAKAAIEVLRDRVVGELQIGCSTIPSHSILPELLKSFSAQYPEVSFIVHTGDSAEVIRRVVCGDWPVGIVGKRPDEDELVTKLLARDETILVASPRAPWLPADGEPSMDTLVGLPWVMRVKGSATRLVLEEALGKAGYSLQNLNIRCKVEGTCESLAHAVHGVGLCFTSKLAAQSLLDSGEVVQIKAPALEGRREFYLIHHGGRYMFPALKAFVEFHG